In the genome of Candidatus Saccharimonadales bacterium, one region contains:
- a CDS encoding ATP-dependent Clp protease proteolytic subunit, with protein sequence MSNPSNQILVPTVIEQEGRVERAYDIYSRLLRDRIIFLGDDVNEHTANLVVAQMLFLENQDPDKDIILYINSPGGSVYDAMAIYDTMQYVKSDIQTVGIGVQASAAAFLLSSGTKGKRFLLPHATVMIHQPSSGTRGKVTDQEIDLREALRVKKMMEEIMARNTGRNPKKVHEDMERDFWMTAEDAKKYGLVDEIIDTRKLADSIPKAA encoded by the coding sequence GCGTGGAGCGCGCTTATGATATTTACAGTCGCTTGCTTCGTGACCGGATCATCTTCTTGGGCGACGACGTCAACGAACACACAGCCAATCTCGTGGTTGCTCAAATGCTATTTCTTGAAAACCAAGATCCCGATAAGGACATTATTCTTTATATAAATAGCCCAGGCGGGAGTGTGTACGACGCGATGGCTATTTACGACACCATGCAGTATGTGAAGAGTGATATTCAAACAGTCGGTATTGGTGTTCAGGCCAGCGCGGCGGCGTTTTTGCTAAGCTCTGGCACCAAAGGCAAACGATTCTTATTACCGCACGCAACTGTAATGATTCACCAGCCGTCCAGCGGGACTCGCGGTAAGGTTACCGACCAAGAAATTGATCTGCGTGAAGCTTTGCGCGTCAAGAAAATGATGGAAGAAATCATGGCTCGTAACACCGGTCGGAACCCTAAAAAGGTTCACGAAGACATGGAGCGCGACTTCTGGATGACCGCCGAAGACGCCAAAAAGTACGGCTTAGTTGACGAAATCATTGATACCCGCAAGCTGGCCGACTCCATTCCCAAAGCAGCCTAG
- a CDS encoding DNA-directed RNA polymerase subunit beta, with protein MAKLVATTAKRTYFTKSDDIINPPNLVDHQNKSFQWFVEEGLGELLAEISPIDDYTGGKLSIKFKDYHFEDPKITETEARENNVSFEAPLKANVELTNKVTGEVKEQEIYLGDYPWMTSRGTFVINGAERVVVSQLIRSSGVFFTAEPHGGTSLYGAKVIPVRGAWLEFETAANGALYVKIDRKRKIAVTTLLKALGMDETQIKEAFAHVDQGSVNHIQATLDKDPARSQSEALIEVYRRLRPGDLATVDNARSLLENMFYNFKRFDFGRVGRYKINKRLDLDVPNTTDNRVMRIEDLIAIVAELIRLNNTQEPADEIDSLANRRVKLVGELVQRQFRIGLLRMERNAKDRMSMSEIETVTPAQLINARPVVAAVREFFASSQLSQFMDQINPLSELAHKRRLSSMGPGGLSRERAGFEVRDAHATHYGRICPVETPEGANIGLVLNLAGFARINEYGFVETPYRKVINAVTPKEAAGHIARADLVDEKGKVIVKAGAVITDAAAKKLATVKSVATWPVKAKVTDKVVYLDAAEEEQAVIAGAGVEIDDKGYFTEARVSVRNRLEPGEVEADEVTHMDSSLAQTIGSSAGLIPFIEKNYVLRSLMGSNQQRQAVPLIKPQSPIVGTGMESIVAHNTGQLIVAEEDGEVSKATADEVVVKYKSGRSAKYEPVHFARSNEGSSINQTVVVNSGDKVKAGQPLVEGMSIEGGELALGKDLLTAFMPWGGYNFEDAIILSRRLVQDDTLTSVHIVDYMTEVRETKLGPEIVTRDIPNVSEESLRHLDEDGIVRIGAEVHPGDILVGKITPKGEQELSSEERLLRAIFGEKAKEVRDTSQRMSTGRHGKVVGVKVFSRANGHELKAGVIMQIQVFVAQMRKISVGDKLGGRHGNKGVIARILPVEDMPFTEDGTPIDIVLNPLGVPSRMNIGQLFETHLGMAARALGFKVATPPFNGVPIEKIQDLLKEAGLPQDGKQQLYDGRTGEPFAERTTVGSMYIIKLNHMVSDKIHARSTGPYTMVTQQPLGGKAQNGGQRFGEMEVWALEAYGAANTLQEMLTIKSDDVYGRAKAYESIIKGTEIQGPKVPESFNVLVKELQGLGLKVDLLTEGKVVDAEEVLAEHIKDESKNAPSTESEPTTVHDAEVTEEAVEHEIMLMDDEAESIPTVGSEELEITNAIEGEEA; from the coding sequence ATGGCAAAATTAGTGGCAACAACTGCAAAACGCACGTACTTTACAAAATCAGACGACATTATCAACCCACCAAACCTGGTCGACCACCAGAACAAATCGTTCCAGTGGTTCGTAGAAGAGGGCCTTGGTGAGTTGCTAGCCGAAATCAGCCCGATTGACGATTACACCGGCGGAAAACTCAGCATTAAGTTCAAGGATTATCACTTTGAGGATCCAAAGATTACCGAGACTGAGGCCCGTGAGAATAACGTCAGTTTTGAGGCGCCTTTGAAGGCTAACGTCGAACTGACCAATAAAGTTACTGGCGAAGTAAAAGAACAAGAGATTTATCTTGGTGACTATCCGTGGATGACATCCCGCGGTACTTTTGTAATTAACGGAGCTGAGCGCGTAGTAGTATCTCAGCTGATCCGCTCAAGCGGTGTCTTCTTTACTGCCGAACCGCATGGTGGTACCAGTCTGTACGGCGCCAAAGTCATTCCAGTTCGCGGTGCTTGGCTAGAATTTGAAACGGCCGCTAACGGCGCTCTTTATGTAAAGATCGACCGTAAGCGCAAAATTGCCGTTACTACCTTGCTTAAGGCTCTTGGCATGGACGAAACTCAGATTAAAGAAGCCTTTGCCCACGTTGACCAAGGCTCGGTTAATCATATTCAGGCTACATTAGATAAAGACCCAGCCCGCTCTCAAAGCGAAGCTTTGATTGAGGTTTACCGCCGCTTGCGCCCAGGCGATCTAGCTACTGTCGATAATGCCCGTAGCTTGCTAGAAAACATGTTCTACAACTTCAAGCGCTTTGACTTTGGTCGCGTTGGCCGCTACAAGATCAACAAGCGCCTGGATCTGGACGTTCCAAATACTACCGACAATCGGGTTATGCGCATTGAGGATCTCATTGCCATCGTTGCTGAGCTTATTCGCTTGAACAATACTCAAGAGCCGGCTGACGAAATCGACTCACTGGCCAATCGCCGCGTCAAATTAGTCGGCGAGCTGGTTCAACGCCAATTCCGCATTGGACTGCTGCGCATGGAGCGCAACGCCAAAGACCGCATGAGTATGAGCGAAATCGAGACCGTAACTCCGGCTCAATTGATCAACGCCCGCCCGGTTGTGGCGGCTGTGCGCGAATTCTTCGCCTCCTCCCAGCTTTCGCAGTTCATGGATCAAATCAACCCACTTTCCGAACTGGCTCACAAGCGCCGTCTTTCCTCAATGGGTCCTGGCGGTCTTAGCCGCGAGCGCGCCGGTTTCGAAGTTCGTGACGCTCACGCTACCCACTATGGCCGCATTTGTCCGGTAGAAACCCCGGAAGGTGCCAACATTGGTTTGGTACTTAACCTGGCCGGTTTTGCCCGCATTAACGAATACGGCTTTGTTGAGACACCTTACCGTAAGGTAATCAACGCAGTAACCCCTAAGGAAGCTGCCGGTCATATCGCCCGCGCTGATCTGGTTGACGAAAAAGGCAAAGTTATTGTTAAAGCTGGCGCCGTAATTACCGACGCCGCCGCTAAAAAACTGGCTACAGTTAAATCGGTCGCTACTTGGCCGGTTAAAGCTAAAGTTACCGACAAAGTGGTTTATCTTGATGCCGCCGAAGAAGAACAGGCTGTCATCGCTGGTGCTGGTGTAGAAATAGACGACAAAGGCTACTTCACAGAAGCCCGCGTCAGCGTCCGTAACCGCTTGGAGCCAGGTGAAGTCGAAGCCGACGAAGTTACCCACATGGACTCCAGCCTTGCTCAAACTATCGGCTCAAGCGCCGGTTTGATTCCGTTTATCGAAAAGAACTACGTGCTTCGTTCGCTGATGGGCTCTAACCAACAGCGTCAAGCCGTACCGCTGATCAAGCCGCAATCGCCAATTGTTGGTACTGGTATGGAGTCGATTGTTGCCCACAACACTGGCCAGCTGATCGTTGCCGAAGAAGACGGCGAAGTATCAAAAGCTACTGCCGACGAAGTCGTCGTTAAGTATAAGAGCGGTCGCAGCGCTAAGTATGAACCTGTTCACTTTGCCCGCTCTAACGAAGGCAGCTCTATCAATCAAACTGTCGTAGTCAACAGCGGTGATAAGGTTAAAGCCGGCCAACCGCTGGTTGAAGGCATGAGTATCGAAGGCGGCGAATTAGCTCTTGGTAAAGACCTTTTGACTGCTTTCATGCCATGGGGCGGCTACAACTTCGAAGACGCTATCATTTTAAGCCGCCGCTTAGTCCAGGACGATACGTTAACGTCAGTTCACATTGTTGACTACATGACCGAAGTTCGCGAGACCAAGCTTGGCCCAGAAATTGTTACACGCGATATTCCAAATGTATCCGAAGAATCACTGCGCCACCTAGACGAAGACGGAATTGTGCGCATTGGTGCCGAAGTTCACCCCGGCGACATCTTGGTTGGTAAAATTACGCCAAAAGGCGAGCAAGAACTTTCTAGCGAAGAGCGCTTACTGCGTGCCATCTTCGGCGAAAAAGCCAAAGAAGTCCGCGATACCTCTCAGCGCATGAGCACCGGCCGTCACGGCAAAGTCGTTGGCGTCAAGGTATTTAGCCGCGCCAACGGTCACGAGCTAAAAGCCGGTGTGATTATGCAAATTCAGGTGTTTGTTGCCCAAATGCGCAAGATTAGTGTTGGCGACAAGCTTGGTGGCCGCCACGGCAACAAGGGCGTCATTGCCCGCATTTTGCCGGTCGAAGACATGCCATTTACCGAAGACGGCACTCCAATCGATATCGTTTTGAACCCACTGGGCGTTCCAAGCCGCATGAACATCGGCCAGCTGTTCGAGACGCACCTTGGCATGGCCGCCCGCGCCTTAGGCTTTAAGGTTGCTACACCGCCATTTAACGGTGTTCCTATAGAAAAAATTCAGGATCTATTAAAAGAAGCTGGCTTGCCGCAAGACGGAAAACAGCAACTTTACGACGGCCGCACCGGCGAACCATTCGCCGAGCGCACGACTGTCGGAAGCATGTACATAATTAAGCTAAACCATATGGTTTCCGATAAGATTCACGCCCGCTCGACTGGTCCATACACCATGGTTACTCAGCAGCCACTCGGTGGTAAGGCGCAAAACGGTGGCCAGCGCTTCGGCGAAATGGAAGTCTGGGCACTCGAAGCTTACGGCGCCGCCAATACTCTTCAAGAAATGCTGACTATTAAGTCCGACGACGTTTACGGCCGCGCTAAGGCTTACGAATCCATCATTAAGGGCACCGAAATCCAGGGTCCAAAGGTTCCAGAAAGCTTCAACGTGCTTGTCAAGGAATTGCAAGGCCTTGGCCTTAAGGTAGACCTTCTGACCGAGGGCAAAGTTGTCGACGCCGAAGAAGTTTTGGCCGAACACATCAAAGATGAGTCCAAAAACGCTCCATCTACGGAGTCTGAGCCGACTACTGTTCACGACGCCGAAGTCACAGAAGAAGCTGTTGAGCACGAAATCATGCTCATGGACGATGAAGCCGAAAGTATTCCAACCGTAGGCTCGGAGGAATTAGAAATTACAAATGCCATAGAAGGGGAGGAGGCTTAA
- the rpoC gene encoding DNA-directed RNA polymerase subunit beta' produces the protein MRQYSQGTNIADFDAVRLAIASPEDILEWSYGEVTKPETINYRTQKPERDGLFCERIFGPVKDINPHDAKYKGVRSREAAVDKNGELVTRSIVRRERMGHIQLATPVAHIWFLRGTPSAIGLLLGMTVKNLERVAYFASYIIKSVDTEKRDQIRADREAEFSAAEQAINARYEKEAEAEGADVRALAEARTKELEDLAKDSETFRTQVDSLEKLRLLSEGDYRNLPDELQALIEVGMGGAALKELLDEVDLDQLIGELTVEAEEAKGQRKKKIMKRLRLLESMQRAGIKPSSMCVSVLPVIPPDLRPMVQLTGGRFATSDLNDLYRRVINRNNRLKKLMELNAPEVIRRNEQRMLQEAVDALIDNNSARSGRAVAATGQRRRLKSLSDMLKGKQGRFRQNLLGKRVDYSGRSVIVAGPELKMYQCGLPKTMALELFKPFVIGRLIEQELAHNIRSATRMIEMNESAVWDALDEVIKGKYVLLNRAPSLHRLSIQAFQPVLIEGKAIQLHPLVCRGFNADFDGDQMAVHLPLSDAAQAEARDIMAANKNLLKPADGTPILDVEQDMVLGCYYLTYERPGSENNDFKPFANLDEALMSLDLGKASLQTRVSVPFRGEVRNTTLGRLLFNEIFPEDFPFQNEAMTSKKLDKVLALTYQLYGQEKTAEIADDLKDLGFKYATFSGLSMGMDDFSDLKDLERIVNEGEKRAAEISDQYTAGFITDDERYRLTVDTWTEVDENVQKVLAEQFSGEDNTMSIAVASGARGNISQMKMSVGMLGMFADATGRAIELPVRSNYKYGLTPLEYFTATRGTRKSLIDIALRTADSGYLTRRLVDVAQDVFTADFDAPDPGLPMHREDAAFIGVNFGFRLEGRFAAETIKGHVKKGGLITAEIAKGIEEDESIDTVRIMSVLSCTSARGVGQKSYGIDLATGQLVAPNYPIGVIAAQSIGEPGTQLSLDSKHRAGAVTAGDDVTQGLTRVEEILEVRTPKGQAYLTDIAGSVSAWEEGDQYIVQVTAKEQKALKLPLNGRVAKVSDGDEVAIGDVVAAQEDNSEPITAAMAGKVKVGETAITITPTAKSVVRYEIPGFKQLQVKDGDEVVAGQRLTNGSINLHELMRLQGVEATQRYIMNEILYIFASQGQNISDKHLEVIVRQMFSRVQIEDSGDSEFITGDVVSKLAVEEVNGQLSAEGKNTAKYIQLLLGITKASLSTDSFLSAASFQDTTRVLIAAATSGRVDHLYGLKENVILGRKIPVGTGAIKDVEDEEEEAVYAPQEQTVASKE, from the coding sequence ATGCGCCAATATTCACAAGGAACCAACATTGCCGACTTTGACGCCGTGCGCCTAGCTATTGCCAGTCCAGAAGACATTCTGGAATGGAGTTACGGCGAAGTCACCAAACCGGAAACTATTAACTATCGCACCCAAAAACCGGAGCGCGATGGCCTGTTTTGTGAACGGATTTTCGGCCCAGTTAAAGACATTAACCCGCACGACGCTAAATATAAAGGTGTTCGTTCCCGCGAAGCCGCCGTCGACAAAAACGGCGAGCTAGTTACTCGCAGTATCGTCCGCCGCGAACGCATGGGCCACATTCAGCTGGCTACGCCGGTTGCCCACATCTGGTTTCTGCGCGGTACGCCAAGCGCCATTGGTTTGCTGCTTGGCATGACCGTCAAGAACCTGGAGCGTGTCGCTTATTTTGCCAGCTACATCATTAAGAGCGTAGATACCGAAAAACGCGACCAGATCCGCGCCGACCGCGAGGCAGAGTTTAGCGCTGCCGAACAAGCCATCAACGCTCGCTACGAAAAAGAAGCCGAAGCTGAGGGCGCCGATGTTCGTGCTCTGGCCGAAGCTCGCACTAAAGAGCTAGAAGACTTGGCTAAGGACTCCGAAACTTTCCGCACTCAAGTCGACTCGCTAGAAAAGCTTCGCTTGCTCTCTGAGGGCGATTACCGCAACTTGCCAGACGAACTTCAGGCCTTGATCGAGGTTGGTATGGGTGGCGCTGCTCTTAAAGAACTCCTCGACGAAGTTGATCTTGATCAGCTGATTGGTGAGTTAACTGTCGAAGCCGAAGAGGCTAAAGGCCAGCGTAAGAAGAAGATCATGAAGCGCCTGCGCCTGCTCGAAAGCATGCAGCGTGCCGGCATCAAGCCATCCAGTATGTGTGTCAGCGTTCTTCCGGTTATTCCTCCGGATCTTCGCCCAATGGTACAGCTGACCGGCGGCCGTTTTGCCACCAGCGACCTAAACGATCTTTATCGCCGTGTCATCAACCGCAACAACCGTCTTAAGAAGCTAATGGAATTAAATGCTCCGGAAGTTATTCGCCGCAACGAGCAGCGCATGCTTCAAGAGGCTGTCGACGCGCTGATCGACAACAACAGCGCTCGCTCCGGCCGTGCCGTGGCCGCCACTGGCCAACGCCGCCGCCTGAAGTCCTTATCCGATATGCTCAAAGGCAAGCAGGGCCGCTTCCGCCAGAACCTGCTTGGTAAGCGCGTTGACTACTCTGGCCGCTCAGTTATCGTTGCCGGTCCAGAACTCAAGATGTACCAGTGTGGTTTGCCAAAAACTATGGCTCTTGAGCTCTTCAAGCCATTCGTCATTGGTCGCTTGATCGAGCAAGAACTGGCCCACAACATCCGCAGCGCTACCCGCATGATCGAAATGAACGAATCTGCCGTTTGGGACGCCTTAGACGAAGTCATTAAGGGCAAATACGTTCTATTGAACCGCGCTCCAAGCCTTCACCGCTTATCTATCCAGGCATTCCAGCCCGTTTTGATCGAAGGCAAAGCTATCCAGCTGCACCCGCTCGTTTGTCGCGGCTTTAACGCCGACTTCGACGGTGACCAAATGGCTGTGCACCTTCCGCTATCCGACGCCGCTCAGGCCGAAGCTCGTGACATCATGGCTGCCAACAAGAACCTGCTTAAGCCGGCCGACGGCACTCCGATTTTGGACGTCGAACAAGATATGGTCTTGGGTTGTTACTACTTAACTTACGAGCGTCCCGGCTCCGAAAATAACGACTTTAAGCCGTTCGCTAATCTAGACGAGGCTTTGATGTCTCTTGACCTTGGCAAAGCCAGCCTGCAAACCCGCGTTAGCGTGCCTTTTAGGGGTGAAGTTCGAAACACCACACTAGGCCGCTTGCTGTTCAACGAGATTTTCCCAGAGGATTTTCCGTTCCAAAACGAAGCCATGACGAGCAAAAAACTCGACAAAGTTCTGGCTTTAACCTACCAACTATACGGCCAGGAAAAGACTGCCGAGATTGCCGACGACCTTAAGGACCTTGGCTTTAAATACGCTACGTTCTCTGGTCTATCTATGGGCATGGACGACTTCTCCGACCTTAAAGATTTGGAGCGTATCGTTAACGAAGGCGAAAAGCGTGCCGCCGAGATTTCTGATCAGTACACGGCCGGTTTCATTACCGACGATGAGCGCTACCGCTTGACTGTCGATACCTGGACCGAAGTTGACGAAAACGTACAGAAAGTTTTAGCCGAACAGTTCTCTGGCGAAGACAACACCATGTCTATCGCCGTTGCTTCTGGCGCCCGCGGCAACATCTCTCAGATGAAAATGTCCGTTGGTATGCTCGGTATGTTTGCCGACGCTACCGGTCGCGCCATTGAGCTTCCGGTTCGCTCTAACTATAAATACGGCCTAACACCGCTAGAGTACTTTACAGCCACTCGTGGTACCCGTAAATCTTTGATCGATATCGCCTTGCGTACAGCTGACTCAGGATACTTAACTCGCCGTTTGGTTGACGTTGCTCAAGATGTCTTTACAGCTGACTTCGATGCGCCAGACCCGGGCCTGCCTATGCATCGTGAAGACGCTGCTTTCATCGGCGTAAACTTCGGATTTCGTTTAGAGGGCCGCTTTGCTGCCGAGACCATCAAAGGCCACGTTAAGAAGGGCGGACTAATTACTGCCGAGATTGCTAAGGGCATCGAAGAAGATGAATCTATCGACACTGTTCGGATCATGAGCGTTCTTTCTTGCACCAGTGCTCGCGGCGTTGGCCAAAAGAGTTATGGTATCGATCTGGCTACTGGCCAGTTGGTCGCACCTAACTACCCGATCGGTGTTATTGCCGCTCAGTCTATTGGCGAACCAGGTACGCAGTTGTCTTTGGACTCTAAGCACCGTGCCGGTGCTGTAACTGCCGGAGACGATGTGACTCAGGGTTTGACCCGCGTTGAAGAAATTTTGGAAGTCCGCACTCCTAAGGGTCAGGCATATCTGACCGACATTGCTGGCTCTGTCAGCGCTTGGGAAGAGGGTGACCAATATATCGTTCAAGTTACTGCCAAAGAGCAAAAAGCCCTCAAACTGCCGCTTAACGGCCGCGTTGCTAAGGTAAGTGACGGCGACGAAGTTGCTATCGGCGACGTTGTAGCCGCTCAAGAAGACAACTCAGAGCCCATTACTGCCGCCATGGCCGGTAAGGTGAAGGTTGGCGAAACCGCTATCACCATCACTCCGACAGCCAAAAGCGTTGTGCGTTACGAAATTCCTGGCTTTAAGCAGTTGCAGGTCAAAGACGGCGACGAAGTCGTAGCCGGTCAGCGTTTGACCAACGGTTCTATTAACCTACACGAACTAATGCGTTTGCAGGGCGTAGAAGCTACTCAGCGCTACATCATGAACGAAATCCTCTACATCTTTGCCAGTCAGGGTCAGAATATCTCTGACAAGCACCTAGAGGTAATCGTCCGCCAGATGTTTAGCCGTGTTCAAATAGAAGATTCCGGCGACAGCGAGTTCATCACCGGCGACGTAGTCAGCAAGTTAGCAGTAGAAGAAGTCAACGGACAACTATCCGCCGAAGGTAAGAACACCGCTAAGTACATCCAGTTGTTGCTTGGTATTACCAAAGCTAGCTTGTCTACGGATTCGTTCCTAAGCGCCGCAAGCTTCCAGGATACTACCCGCGTACTGATTGCCGCCGCCACATCTGGCCGCGTTGATCACCTGTATGGTCTAAAAGAAAACGTTATCTTAGGTCGTAAGATCCCGGTTGGAACCGGTGCTATAAAGGACGTAGAAGACGAAGAGGAGGAGGCGGTTTACGCGCCACAGGAGCAAACTGTTGCTTCTAAGGAGTAA
- the rpsL gene encoding 30S ribosomal protein S12, with product MPTVNQLVRKPRKSASDKSKSPALLRVTNNLKTKSYEKAGPFKRGVCIRVTTKTPKKPNSALRKVARVRLTNGHEVWAYIGGEGHNLQEHAVVLVRGGRVKDLPGVRYHIVRGSLDLQGVANRKQGRSKYGAKKESK from the coding sequence ATGCCTACAGTTAACCAACTTGTAAGAAAACCACGCAAAAGTGCCAGCGACAAATCTAAGTCGCCAGCCCTGCTTCGCGTGACCAATAACCTAAAGACCAAAAGCTATGAGAAAGCTGGTCCATTCAAGCGCGGCGTTTGTATCCGCGTGACGACCAAAACTCCAAAAAAACCTAACTCCGCGCTTCGTAAGGTTGCTCGCGTGCGCCTGACCAACGGCCACGAAGTCTGGGCCTATATTGGCGGCGAAGGCCACAACTTGCAGGAGCATGCTGTTGTTCTAGTTCGTGGTGGCCGCGTAAAGGACCTTCCTGGTGTGCGTTACCATATTGTCCGTGGTTCGCTCGACCTTCAGGGCGTAGCTAACCGCAAACAAGGCCGCTCTAAGTATGGCGCCAAGAAAGAGAGCAAATAG
- the rpsG gene encoding 30S ribosomal protein S7: MPRKTTKALVREAAPDRLYNSTLVAKLINRVMLDGKKQVAERLVYGGMQKAADRLKVQNPLEVFEQAFSNIRPHLETRSRRVGGANYQIPFEVKGQRQQHLAIMWFVQAARARSGMSMEDRIALELVDAYNNGGAAVKKKEDTHRMAEANRAFAHFARG, encoded by the coding sequence ATGCCTAGGAAGACTACCAAAGCCCTGGTCCGCGAAGCCGCTCCTGATCGTCTATACAACAGCACGCTCGTTGCTAAACTCATCAACCGCGTTATGCTGGACGGCAAAAAACAGGTTGCTGAGCGCCTAGTTTACGGTGGCATGCAAAAAGCCGCTGACCGCCTAAAGGTCCAAAATCCTTTGGAGGTTTTCGAGCAGGCATTCTCTAATATTCGCCCGCATCTTGAGACTCGCTCGCGCCGTGTTGGTGGCGCTAACTACCAAATCCCATTTGAAGTTAAGGGTCAGCGTCAGCAACACCTAGCAATCATGTGGTTCGTGCAAGCTGCTCGTGCCCGCTCAGGCATGAGCATGGAAGACCGCATTGCTCTTGAACTGGTTGACGCCTATAACAACGGTGGCGCTGCAGTCAAGAAGAAGGAAGATACTCACCGCATGGCCGAGGCCAACCGTGCCTTCGCTCATTTCGCCAGAGGTTAA
- the fusA gene encoding elongation factor G yields the protein MAGKLDLEKLRNIGIIAHIDAGKTTTTEGILYRTGLKHKIGAVHEGETTTDWMAQEKERGITITAAAVSCTWKGHAINIIDTPGHIDFTVEVERSLRVLDGAVTVFDGKMGVESQSETVWRQADKYHVPRICFINKINQTGGDFYKSLESIHNRLNKRAFPIHLPIGFEQSVNGVVDLITMKAYTYKEFTDHELIEGEVPADMLDQAKKYRSLLIENAVAEDEALLEKYFEVGEDGLSEDDIRLAIRKAVLTGNFFAVTGGDGRGVIVEKLLDAITDFLPNPLDIGSVWGTNPKTGDEIERKPDSAEPFAALAFKIATDPFVGKLAFFRVYSGKVQAGSYILNSSTGEKERVGRIVRMHADKREDVTEVEAGDIAAIVGLKGTTTGNTLCDQNSPIILESITFPEPPVSIAIEPKTKADQEKMSLALQRLAEEDPTFRVRVDHETGQTIISGMGELHLEIIVDRMKREFTVEANIGQPQVAYRETIRKDNVEQEGKFVRQSGGRGQYGHVWIRLSQNEAGKGFEFIDSIKGGVVPSEYVPAVRAGIEEAMSNGVIAGYPVVDIKAELYDGSYHEVDSSEMAFKIAGSMALQEGVKKAAPVLMEPIMKVVVVTPEEFMGDVIGDLNAKRGRVESMDDLQNGIKQITAFVPLGEMFGYTTNLRSMTQGRASSSMELDHYADVPGNVTQDIIAKSGKSA from the coding sequence ATGGCAGGGAAATTAGATTTAGAAAAACTCAGAAATATCGGAATTATCGCTCACATCGACGCTGGTAAAACCACCACCACCGAAGGCATTCTTTACCGTACCGGTTTGAAGCATAAGATTGGCGCTGTGCACGAGGGTGAGACCACTACCGACTGGATGGCTCAAGAAAAAGAGCGCGGCATTACTATTACTGCCGCCGCTGTTAGCTGCACCTGGAAAGGCCACGCTATTAACATTATCGACACCCCAGGCCACATCGACTTCACCGTTGAAGTAGAACGCAGCTTACGCGTTCTAGACGGTGCTGTGACCGTGTTTGACGGCAAAATGGGTGTAGAGAGCCAAAGTGAAACCGTTTGGCGCCAAGCCGACAAATATCACGTGCCACGCATCTGTTTTATTAACAAGATCAACCAAACTGGCGGTGATTTCTATAAGTCTTTGGAATCAATCCACAATCGCTTAAACAAGCGCGCTTTTCCTATTCACCTGCCAATTGGTTTTGAGCAGTCGGTCAACGGCGTAGTCGATCTGATTACAATGAAGGCCTACACCTATAAAGAATTTACCGATCACGAGCTGATCGAAGGTGAAGTGCCGGCCGACATGCTTGACCAAGCCAAGAAATACCGTTCACTTTTGATCGAAAACGCTGTTGCCGAAGACGAAGCCCTGCTCGAAAAGTACTTTGAAGTCGGCGAAGATGGTCTATCAGAAGACGATATTCGCCTGGCTATCCGAAAAGCCGTGTTAACTGGTAATTTCTTTGCTGTAACCGGCGGCGACGGCCGTGGCGTAATCGTAGAAAAACTGCTTGATGCCATTACTGATTTCTTGCCCAATCCTTTGGATATCGGCTCTGTTTGGGGCACTAACCCTAAGACTGGCGACGAAATTGAGCGCAAACCAGATTCAGCCGAACCCTTCGCCGCACTGGCCTTCAAGATCGCTACCGACCCTTTTGTTGGTAAGCTGGCCTTCTTCCGCGTTTATTCCGGTAAGGTTCAGGCCGGCAGCTACATCTTGAATAGCTCGACTGGCGAGAAAGAGCGCGTCGGACGTATCGTGCGTATGCACGCCGACAAGCGTGAAGATGTTACTGAGGTTGAGGCCGGCGACATTGCCGCCATTGTAGGCCTTAAAGGCACTACTACCGGCAACACGCTTTGTGACCAAAATAGCCCGATTATCTTAGAAAGCATCACCTTCCCAGAACCACCGGTTTCTATCGCTATCGAGCCCAAGACCAAAGCTGACCAAGAAAAAATGAGCCTAGCTTTGCAGCGCCTGGCCGAAGAAGACCCAACCTTCCGTGTCCGCGTTGATCACGAAACCGGTCAGACCATCATCTCTGGCATGGGTGAGCTTCACCTAGAAATCATCGTCGACCGCATGAAGCGCGAATTCACCGTGGAGGCCAACATTGGCCAGCCGCAGGTCGCTTACCGTGAAACCATTCGTAAAGACAACGTTGAGCAAGAGGGTAAGTTCGTCCGCCAGTCTGGTGGCCGCGGTCAGTACGGCCACGTTTGGATTCGCCTTTCTCAAAACGAAGCCGGCAAGGGCTTTGAATTTATCGATTCTATCAAGGGTGGCGTTGTGCCTAGCGAATACGTTCCAGCCGTTCGCGCTGGTATAGAAGAAGCTATGAGCAACGGTGTTATCGCCGGCTACCCGGTTGTAGACATTAAAGCCGAGCTTTACGACGGCAGCTATCACGAAGTTGACTCTTCCGAAATGGCCTTCAAGATCGCTGGCTCGATGGCCTTGCAGGAAGGCGTTAAAAAAGCCGCTCCAGTGCTGATGGAGCCAATCATGAAAGTCGTAGTCGTGACTCCAGAAGAATTCATGGGCGACGTAATTGGCGATCTAAACGCTAAGCGCGGCCGAGTTGAATCTATGGATGATCTCCAAAACGGCATTAAGCAAATCACTGCTTTTGTGCCGCTTGGCGAAATGTTTGGCTACACCACCAACCTTCGATCTATGACCCAGGGCCGGGCTAGCTCCAGCATGGAGCTCGACCACTATGCCGATGTTCCTGGCAACGTCACTCAAGACATCATTGCCAAATCCGGCAAATCGGCTTAA